From Pungitius pungitius chromosome 9, fPunPun2.1, whole genome shotgun sequence, one genomic window encodes:
- the pcm1 gene encoding pericentriolar material 1 protein isoform X5, with translation MATGGTPFDDGAEDLHNWTVTNGSLEDRLNNLDWGVQQKKANRSSEKNKKKLSASVVESRLTNDISPESTPGAGRRRARTPHSFPHIKYTTQMSVPDQAELDKLRQRINFTDLDERSIGSDSQGRATAANNQRQLAGENKKPHNFLPLHVNTNKSKAPLPPSSSAPATPAITKETKKQSPGRRDLLTPVAPAKGTPRPGRGGAERGPLGHREYGRREQRIDSSQVVSKLVQIREYISKASSMRDDLVEKNDVPANVERLSHLIDHLKEQERSYLRFLQQMLTREDDEDDVRTLDSAVGSGSLAESTSLNVEVRSSDASTATGTRPETVRADQKEELQNLRKQHELLKKMLEQQEQLRALQGRQEALMAMQDSAEQTLAVIEDTVVTETTGSVSGLSITSELNDELNDLIQRFHNQLHDSQTKAVPDNRRQAESLSLSREVSWSRAPHAVGPPQHRPLLHSASGPHTGLDTGATAANVKLTKLQELQDKKQTMDKILRELHCLRDQTLNNNSCRGLSTRCSVSTGDSSECPSALCSNGASASTPFHPSRTQHQNSSNSTDKLRKLKEVHKRLNELRELVQYYEQTSDMMVDAVNENVKEEDDEEEDEEDETEDGSMFEAMFDSEQENRQPVTNIRNPHCSGNWTDLNSLTNRHSVRSSATNNRDGRLNTQCEINNRSAANVRSLNIPSAIECQYNRDTSFSQVKDEDGLDNEEGAQAVTADSDVSGSSRRSSLGNDNGGFAQKVHRQTAKQKLRQLQELVAMVQSDDTDGTTANEDEALHQQPNNTRAPVLGALGADSKQNPRELALSSKTREKLYEEKLRQQKQELMQLHEERQRLIDIQGKIQDLQWACPDLQSSVSSTVSQQSLLRKVPVAVSTPAPVLASSSSGPQMNSAGLNLTAPEAASPSAADNEQLWSEMRRHQILREELRQRRKHLESLMAEHQRRSGLGDSPRRADDPEGLATPSKSVSRDERTMATWGSPPCHLDDEDDDEDDDDDDDDDEYQSEMGAEEEEEHDECVESSSDDDIHIYPSNRNQCSYSNRKNQGRSDNLKPPPAFAGEGSRDPPLHNKTPAKQKQQHQSFGLDQTGTSQHGATRRQENLRWASELSFAEGSSQWPEQLSQLQKQLDFSTGMCQTLLQDQQTLSYMLQTLLTGQYSALPNNLSSPQVHLVMHQLNQCYTQLAWQQNNVQRIKQVLNDLLRQQQQASCSAAAWQTQKHGSSQESGSGTSASPGAFLPFSSTLHPSTNNMSTAALPQFPPGFNLYPLFPAAMGEFPPGAASQATPDHPKQLDPNTSIKTEYMSFPPPLQRSPLNTTSDRGPSDWPKTSYTNNSVQHVRSKTEPQEPPSSSSTYASRHPRPQEFDRASQDSYSSMPDPADPATITKTFKAGRKASAQANLASRSKAPTSKSRRRRSKGHNKNSEGHESDSVSSTADFVLKRAAVSHQKDQNKSLLDKLTREKLDSKAKLGNKRNDISSAYAWRTPFLSNRIACTEAPDASSDFSLFEALRETIYSEVATLISQNESRPHFLIELFHELQLLNTDYLRQRALYSLQDIVTGHLTEKSAAEDQLPPLGPVVWAAGSQSELTPSESLATSDAEVVEKNLRLTQGTMMMMKKRDDAESVGNDSTMSTSSNLEPFANDDLGNTVIHLDKALVRIREYERMKLKAEFNPCNAGSAAAGGSEVSFAERPSANPADPVQGGAAGDVHCPQIDTQQLDRQIKAIMTEVIPFLKENMDEVCSLQLLTSVRRMVLALTQQNDESKEFVRFFHRQLGGILQDSLSKFVGRTLKDCGEDLLVEISEILFNELAFFRLMQDLDNTNSIALAAKHKNKKKPEQPSSSTRCPKEDTGVGGDKSTPAYTDEDKDQDEAEQEVTLQEQSDMKNSRSSEASEVEEEEEPEEDGRGIPLSISLSKAETQALTNYGSGEDENDDDDEEEEEMEFEAGPVDVQTSLQQVSDRQETTRSDTQDTEGEERSSDHDGESHLHVVSVCSTAEDPDVTQCQSPEEDGPVGAGAASDRSSRDQDVLRESNTTSSPDTDSPVMINVDEMGSGNTSQKSDEEDFVKVEDLPLQLTVMCEEELQMRIVEEQQNNNLSVEILNGNTGSLTGLVGNAEDLKEPDTVGAQNV, from the exons ATGGCAACCGGAGGGACTCCTTTTGATGATGGCGCAGAAGATCTGCACAACTGGACCGTAACCAATGGCAGTCTGGAGGATAGACTCAACAATCTG GATTGGGGTGTTCAGCAGAAGAAAGCCAACCGATCTtcagagaagaacaagaagaagctgTCAGCTTCGGTGGTGGAGAGCCGGCTGACTAATGATATTTCGCCAGAGTCCACCCCCGGGGCCGGTCGCAGGAGAGCGCGGACTCCTCATTCCTTTCCACACATCAAATACACTACCCAGATGTCTGTCCCAGACCAGGCCGAGCTGGACAAGCTGCGTCAAAGAATTAATTTCACAGACTTGGATGAG AGGAGCATCGGCAGCGACTCCCAGGGACGTGCCACTGCGGCCAACAACCAGCGGCAGTTGGCTGGGGAGAACAAAAAGCCCCACAACTTCCTACCTCTGCATGTGAACACTAACAAAAGCAAGGCgccgctccctccctcctcatctgCACCAGCGACACCCGCGATCACCAAGGAAACTAAGAAACAGAGCCCAGGACGCAGGGATTTGTTAACCCCTGTGGCGCCCGCAAAGGGAACTCCGAGGCCCGGGCGTGGCGGCGCTGAAAGAGGACCTTTAGGACACAGGGAATACGGCAGAAGAGAACAGAGGATAGACAGCAGCCAg GTGGTGAGTAAGCTGGTACAGATCCGCGAGTACATCAGCAAGGCCAGCTCCATGAGGGACGACCTGGTGGAGAAGAACGATGTGCCGGCCAACGTGGAGCGTCTCTCCCATCTCATTGACCACCTCAAGGAGCAGGAGCGGTCCTATTTACGCTTCCTGCAGCAAATGCTG ACGCGGGAGGACGACGAGGATGATGTGAGGACCCTGGATTCTGCAGTGGGCTCCGGTTCACTGGCTGAGAGCACTTCTCTCAACGTGGAGGTCCGTTCTTCAGATGCCTCGACCGCAACG GGCACCAGACCAGAAACGGTGCGAGCCGACCAGAAAGAAGAGCTGCAGAATCTGCGTAAGCAGCACGAGCTGCTGAAGAAGatgctggagcagcaggagcagctccGAGCGCTGCAGGGTCGACAGGAAGCACTAATGGCCATGCAGGACAGTGCTGAGCAGACCCTTGCTGTGATTGAAGACACTG TTGTCACAGAAACCACAGGCAGTGTTTCAGGCTTGAGCATCACCTCCGAACTGAATGATGAGTTGAATGATTTGATCCAGCGGTTTCACAACCAGCTGCATGATTCTCAG ACTAAAGCGGTGCCAGACAACCGCCGCCAGGCAGAGAGCCTTTCCCTCTCTAGAGAAGTGAGCTGGTCTAGGGCTCCCCATGCTGTTGGTCCACCTCAACACAGGCCTCTCCTCCACTCTGCATCCGGGCCCCACACGGGTCTAGACACGGGGGCCACAGCTGCCAATGTCAAACTCACAAAGCTTCAGGAGCTCCAAGACAAGAAGCAAACCATGGACAAGATCCTGCGGGAGCTGCATTGCCTCAGAGACCAGACCCTTAACAACAACTCGT GTCGTGGCTTGTCAACACGTTGCAGTGTGAGTACGGGAGATTCTTCAGAATGCCCATCTGCTCTCTGCTCTAATGGGGCATCAGCTTCCACTCCCTTTCATCCTTCACGCACTCAACACCAGAACAGCTCCAATTCCACGGACAAGCTCAG AAAGCTGAAAGAGGTCCACAAGCGTTTGAATGAGCTACGGGAATTGGTTCAGTACTACGAGCAAACCTCTGATATGATGGTGGATGCGGTCAATGAGAATGTCAAagaggaggatgacgaggaagaggatgaggaagatgagACCGAGGACGGTTCGATGTTTGAGGCCATGTTTGACTCAGAGCAGGAGAACCGCCAGCCTGTAACCAACATCAG AAACCCACATTGCAGTGGTAACTGGACCGATTTGAACAGCCTAACCAACAGGCACAGTGTGAGGAGCAGTGCCACCAACAACCGCGATGGGAGACTCAACACGCAGTGTGAAATCAACAACCGGTCTGCAGCCAACGTCCGCAGCCTCAACATCCCCTCGGCCATAG AGTGCCAGTACAACAGGGACACGTCCTTTAGTCAGGTGAAGGATGAAGACGGCCTGGACAACGAGGAAGGGGCACAGGCCGTGACTGCAGACAGTGACGTATCTGGATCCAGCCGAAGGAGCAGTCTGGGAAACGACAACGGCGGCTTTGCCCAGAAGGTTCACCGGCAAACAGCGAAGCAGAAACTCCGGCAGCTCCAGGAGCTGGTGGCCATGGTCCAG AGTGACGACACTGATGGCACGACAGCCAATGAGGACGAAGCTCTACACCAACAGCCAAATAATACCAGAGCTCCCGTGCTGGGAGCTTTGGGGGCCGACTCCAAACAGAATCCCAGAGAACTCGCACTCTCCAGCAAAACCAG GGAGAAGTTGTATGAGGAGAAGCTGCGTCAGCAGAAGCAGGAGCTCATGCAGCTCCACGAGGAGCGTCAGAGGCTCATTGACATCCAAGGAAAGATTCAGGATCTGCAGTGGGCTTGCCCTGACCTCCAg TCATCTGTGTCCAGCACAGTGAGTCAGCAGAGCTTGCTGAGAAAGGTTCCAGTTGCGGTTTCCACTCCGGCTCCTGTCCTGGCTTCCTCATCCTCTGGACCCCAAATGAACTCTGCCGGGTTGAACCTCACTGCTCCGGAAGCCGCTTCTCCTTCAGCCGCTGACAACGAG CAGCTGTGGTCGGAGATGCGTCGCCACCAGATCTTGCGGGAAGAACTGCGTCAGCGCAGAAAGCACCTCGAGTCCCTGATGGCTGAACACCAGAGGCGTAGTGGTCTCGGTGACTCTCCGAGGCGGGCTGATGACCCAGAAGGGCTTGCTACACCCTCAAAGTCCGTCAGTAGGGATGAAAG GACAATGGCAACCTGGGGTTCCCCTCCCTGCCAccttgatgatgaagatgacgacgaagatgacgatgatgatgatgatgatgatgaatatcAATCTGAGAtgggtgcagaggaggaagaggagcacgATGAATGTGTAGAAAGCAGCTCTGATGACGACATCCACATCTACCCCTCCAACAGGAACCAGTGCTCCTACAGTAACCGGAAGAATCAAGGAAGGTCTGA caaCCTGAAGCCTCCACCAGCCTTTGCAGGTGAAGGCAGCAGGGATCCACCTCTCCATAACAAAACTCCGGCCAAGCAGAAGCAGCAACACCAGTCTTTTGGTTTGGACCAGACCGGGACGAGCCAGCACGGAGCGACGCGCCGACAAGAGAACCTGCGCTGGGCCTCCGAGCTGTCCTTCGCCGAGGGCTCCTCTCAGTGGCCGGAACAGTTGAGCCAGCTGCAGAAACAGCTGGACTTCAGCACCGGCATGTGTCAGACACTCCTGCAGGACCAGCAG ACACTCTCCTACATGTTGCAAACCCTGCTGACCGGTCAGTACAGTGCGTTACCCAACAACCTGTCATCACCACAGGTCCACCTGGTCATGCACCAGCTCAACCAGTGTTACACCCAGCTGGCTTGGCAGCAAAACAACGTACAaag AATCAAGCAGGTGCTCAATGACCTCCttcgccagcagcagcaggcttcCTGTTCAGCGGCTGCTTGGCAGACACAGAAGCACGGCTCGTCCCAGGAATCCGGATCCGGCACCTCAGCCTCCCCTGGTGCTTTCCTCCCCTTCTCTTCTACCCTGCATCCCTCAACCAACAACATGTCAACTGCTGCCTTACCCCAATTCCCTCCTG GCTTTAATTTATATCCACTCTTCCCTGCTGCCATGGGCGAGTTCCCTCCGGGTGCAGCAAGTCAAGCAACCCCCGACCACCCGAAGCAGTTGGACCCCAACACCTCAATTAAAACCGAGTACATGAGTTTCCCTCCTCCACTGCAACGCTCTCCACTTAACACCACCTCAGACAGAGG GCCATCTGACTGGCCTAAAACCTCGTATACCAACAACTCCGTCCAGCATGTCCGTTCCAAAACGGAGCCCCAggagcctccctcctcctcctccacttacGCCAGCCGCCACCCCAGACCTCAAGAATTTGACAGGGCATCGCAGGACAGCTACAGCAGCATGCCCGACCCCGCTGATCCCGCCACCATCACAAAGACCTTCAAGGCCGGCCGCAAGGCCTCCGCACAAGCCAACCTGGCCTCGCGCAGCAAGGCGCCCACTTCCAAGAGCCGGCGCCGGAGGAGCAAAGGCCACAACAAGAACAGCGAAG GCCATGAGAGTGACAGCGTTAGCAGCACTGCAGACTTTGTCCTGAAGAGGGCAGCCGTGTCCCATCAGAAGGACCAGAACAAGAGTCTGTTGGACAAGCTGACTCGAGAGAAGCTTGACAGCAAAGCGAAGCTTGGAAACAAACGGAACGACATCTCTTCTG CATATGCTTGGAGAACACCCTTCCTCTCTAACAGAATTGCATGCACAGAAGCACCAG ATGCGAGCAGCGACTTCTCCCTGTTCGAGGCACTGAGGGAGACCATCTACTCTGAGGTGGCTACTTTGATATCCCAGAATGAGTCCCGCCCCCACTTTCTAATCGAGCTCTTCCACGAGCTGCAATTGCTCAACACGGACTACCTGCGGCAAAGGGCACTTTATTCCCTGCAG GATATTGTGACCGGACACCTGACAGAGAAGAGTGCAGCTGAGGACCAGTTGCCCCCCCTCGGCCCTGTGGTGTGGGCTGCTGGCTCTCAGTCTGAGCTCACTCCCAGCGAGAGTTTGGCAACCAGCGATGCA GAAGTCGTGGAGAAAAACCTGAGGCTCACACAGggcacgatgatgatgatgaagaagagggatgaTGCAGAATCTGTGGGAAACGACAGCACTATGTCAACCTCCTCCAACCTGGAGCCGTTTGCAAACGATGACCTGG GCAACACGGTGATTCATTTAGACAAGGCTCTGGTCAGGATTAGGGAGTATGAGCGCATGAAGCTTAAAGCCGAGTTTAACCCCTGCAACGCCGGCTCTGCAGCTGCAGGTGGCTCTGAGGTTTCTTTTGCTGAACGTCCTTCCGCTAACCCCGCTGACCCAGTGCAAG GAGGTGCCGCTGGTGATGTGCACTGTCCTCAGATTGACACCCAGCAGTTGGACCGCCAGATTAAAGCCATAATGACAGAAGTCATTCCCTTCCTGAAG GAGAACATGGATGAGGTGTGCTCCCTCCAGCTGTTGACGTCTGTGCGGCGCATGGTGCTCGCTCTCACCCAACAGAACGACGAAAGCAAGGAGTTTGTGCGCTTTTTCCACCGCCAGTTGGGAGGCATACTGCAG GACTCTCTTTCTAAATTCGTGGGCCGTACTCTAAAGGACTGCGGGGAGGACCTTCTGGTGGAGATCTCTGAGATCCTCTTCAATGAACTCGCCTTCTTCAGGCTCATGCAGGATTTGGACAACACAAACAGCATTGCCTTGGCAGccaaacacaaaaataagaaGAAGCCTGAGCAACCCAGTAGCTCGACACGCTGCCCGAAG GAAGATACAGGAGTGGGTGGTGATAAATCCACTCCAGCCTACACAGATGAAGACAAG GACCAAGATGAAGCTGAGCAGGAAGTTACCCTCCAGGAGCAATCCGACATGAAGaacagcaggagcagtgaggcttcggaggtggaggaggaagaagagcctgAAGAAGATGGACGGGGAATCCCTCTGTCAATCA GTCTGTCTAAAGCGGAGACTCAGGCCCTGACAAACTACGGCAGTGGAGAAGATGAgaatgatgacgacgatgaggaggaggaggaaatggagtTTGAAGCTGGACCTGTTGATGTCCAAACATCCTTGCAGCAGGTTTCCGATCGACAG GAGACGACACGCAGCGACACCCAGGACACCGAAGGTGAAGAGAGGAGCTCGGATCATGACGGTG aatcccACCTGCacgttgtgagtgtgtgctccACAGCAGAAGACCCCGACGTGACCCAGTGCCAGAGTCCGGAAGAGGACGGACCCGTCGGGGCGGGTGCTGCCTCAGACAGAAGCTCCCGTGACCAGGATGTCCTCAGGGAGTCGAACACCACGAGCAGCCCTGACACAGACTCACCCGTCATGATCAACGTAGAT GAGATGGGCTCCGGTAACACCAGCCAGAAATCGGATGAGGAAGACTTTGTGAAGGTGGAGGATTTGCCATTGCAGCTTACAGTCATGTGTGAG GAGGAACTACAGATGAGAAtagtggaggagcagcagaataACAACCTGTCTGTAGAGATCCTCAATGGAAACACTGGATCGCTGACTGGGCTGGTGGGGAATGCAGAGGACCTGAAGGAACCAG acactgTTGGTGCCCAGAATgtataa